From Methylopila sp. M107, a single genomic window includes:
- a CDS encoding DUF2793 domain-containing protein: protein MGQSPHLGLGYLAPSQSQKHVTVNEALRRLDALVQLGVLDRDRAAPPTGPDEGDRHIVAAGGTGAWSGKDGLIAAFLDGAWVFAAPRPGWIAYDAGAGELVVFLGGAWVGAGAALAALDGVGRLGVATTADAVNRLAVASEAALFTHAGAGVQVKLNKAAAGDTASLLFQTGFSGRAECGLAGSDGFALKVSADGGVWKTALVADAASGAVDFPSTEVLRVDKFTASGTWTKPGWARRVRVLMIAGGSGGGSGGVRPTGTAVAGGGGGGPGCFAEFEMLAAALTATVAVTVGAGGAGGAAQTTAGADGLAGALGGNSSFGPYALARAAGTAAGGGNAAAGTAGLTRGYMQQPPSADVNAGAGATTAGVAAGHGPGRASGGGGGGGGVSAADAAAAGGTSGRSGWGVEPTHLAAGGAAPGGPGGAGAVFPRSEYLSSGGAGGGGAAAVTANGGAGGAGAAPGGPGGGGGAARNGYASGKGGDGARGEVWVVSLR, encoded by the coding sequence ATGGGTCAGAGCCCGCATCTCGGCCTCGGCTATCTCGCGCCGAGCCAGTCGCAGAAGCACGTCACGGTCAACGAGGCGCTCCGGCGGCTCGACGCGCTGGTGCAGCTCGGCGTGCTGGACCGCGACCGCGCCGCGCCGCCGACAGGTCCAGACGAAGGCGACAGGCACATCGTCGCCGCCGGCGGAACCGGCGCCTGGAGCGGCAAGGACGGGCTGATCGCAGCCTTCCTCGACGGCGCATGGGTCTTCGCGGCCCCAAGGCCCGGCTGGATCGCCTATGACGCCGGCGCCGGAGAACTCGTGGTGTTCCTCGGCGGCGCCTGGGTCGGCGCGGGCGCGGCGCTTGCGGCCCTCGACGGCGTCGGGCGGCTCGGCGTCGCGACGACGGCGGACGCGGTGAACCGCCTTGCGGTCGCGAGCGAGGCGGCGCTGTTCACTCATGCGGGGGCCGGCGTGCAAGTGAAGCTCAACAAGGCGGCGGCCGGCGATACTGCGAGCCTTCTGTTCCAGACGGGCTTTTCGGGCCGGGCGGAATGCGGGCTCGCAGGTTCGGACGGCTTCGCGCTGAAGGTCTCGGCGGACGGCGGCGTCTGGAAAACCGCGCTCGTCGCGGACGCGGCCTCCGGCGCGGTCGATTTTCCAAGCACCGAGGTTCTACGCGTCGACAAGTTCACCGCGTCGGGGACCTGGACCAAGCCCGGCTGGGCGCGGCGCGTGCGCGTTCTCATGATCGCGGGCGGGTCGGGCGGCGGGTCGGGCGGCGTCCGGCCGACCGGGACTGCGGTCGCCGGCGGCGGCGGCGGCGGACCGGGATGTTTCGCGGAGTTCGAAATGCTCGCCGCCGCCCTGACCGCGACCGTCGCGGTGACGGTCGGGGCCGGCGGCGCAGGCGGCGCCGCGCAGACGACCGCCGGCGCCGACGGGCTCGCCGGCGCGCTCGGCGGGAACTCGTCGTTCGGCCCCTATGCTCTTGCGCGCGCCGCCGGCACCGCGGCCGGGGGCGGAAACGCGGCTGCGGGAACAGCGGGATTGACGCGAGGCTACATGCAGCAGCCGCCATCGGCGGACGTCAACGCAGGCGCGGGCGCCACGACGGCGGGCGTCGCCGCAGGCCACGGACCGGGTCGGGCCTCCGGCGGCGGGGGCGGGGGCGGGGGCGTGAGCGCCGCGGACGCCGCCGCGGCGGGCGGGACCAGCGGCAGGAGCGGCTGGGGCGTAGAGCCGACCCATCTGGCGGCGGGAGGCGCAGCCCCGGGCGGCCCGGGCGGCGCGGGAGCGGTGTTCCCACGCAGCGAATATCTGAGCTCCGGCGGCGCGGGCGGCGGCGGCGCGGCGGCGGTCACGGCGAATGGCGGCGCGGGCGGGGCCGGGGCTGCGCCCGGAGGGCCGGGCGGCGGCGGCGGAGCGGCCCGCAACGGCTATGCGTCCGGCAAGGGCGGCGACGGCGCGCGCGGCGAGGTCTGGGTGGTTTCGCTGCGCTGA
- a CDS encoding response regulator transcription factor: MRLLVVEDDPDLNRQIVAALEDAGYAVDRAFDGEEGHFLGDTEPYDAVVLDIGLPKMDGISVLEAWRRDGKIMPVLILTARDRWSDKVQGFDAGADDYVPKPFHMEEILARIRALLRRASGHASSELLCGPVRLDTRSGRVTVDGAAVKLTSHEYRLLSYLMHHQGRVVSRTELVEHLYDQDFDRDSNTIEVFVGRLRKKLGVEVIQTMRGLGYLLSASPS, from the coding sequence ATGCGCCTGCTTGTCGTCGAGGACGATCCCGACCTGAACCGCCAGATCGTCGCGGCGCTGGAGGATGCGGGCTATGCGGTCGACCGCGCCTTCGACGGCGAGGAGGGGCATTTTCTCGGCGACACCGAGCCCTACGACGCGGTGGTGCTCGACATCGGCCTGCCCAAGATGGACGGCATCAGCGTTCTGGAGGCCTGGCGGCGCGACGGCAAGATCATGCCGGTGCTGATCCTCACCGCCCGCGATCGCTGGTCCGACAAGGTGCAGGGGTTCGACGCCGGCGCCGACGACTACGTCCCGAAACCCTTCCATATGGAAGAGATTCTCGCCCGCATCCGCGCGCTGCTCCGCCGGGCGAGCGGCCACGCCTCGAGCGAGCTGCTGTGCGGGCCGGTGCGGCTCGACACGCGCTCGGGCCGCGTCACAGTCGACGGCGCCGCGGTGAAGCTGACCAGCCACGAATACCGGCTGCTGTCCTACCTGATGCACCATCAGGGCCGGGTGGTGTCGCGCACCGAGCTCGTCGAGCATCTCTACGACCAGGATTTCGACCGCGACTCCAACACGATCGAAGTGTTCGTCGGGCGGCTGCGCAAGAAGCTCGGCGTCGAGGTGATCCAGACCATGCGCGGCCTCGGCTATCTGCTCAGCGCCAGTCCCTCATGA
- a CDS encoding glycoside hydrolase/phage tail family protein yields the protein MAVLALTAIGSAIGGSLLPGGLSLFGATLSGAAIGGAVGGLLGSAIDTALLTKTPEFFGPRLSDVKLTTSTEGAAILRVYGRMRVGGQIIWASRFTETTDKSHVGGKGAMGGGAEQTRYWYHASFAVALCEGPIDGIGRIWADGEVLDQDGLEIRLHKGGESQLPDPKIVAVEGENHAPAYRGVAYLVFEELPLSRFGNRIPQITVEVIRRPESEKPALEDLLTGVTLIPGASEFGYATDVISRSFLFLSYETENAHVDDRADLVASLDELQAVAPNIAHVSLVVAWHGTDLRLGQCRIVPKVEVDDKPTSPWEWSVSGIGRGAAELVSRVGGKPAVGGAPADTSVHQAIRELKRRGLKVMLNPFVMMDIPEGNGLTDPYGGDEQAAYPWRGRITCNPAPGRPGSPDGTAAIADRVDDFFGEAQPSDFAWDVTRSGIAYSGPNEFSYRRFILHMAEIARAAGGVDAFLIGSEMVGLTTLRDAPGSYPAVAKLRNLAGAVRAILGADVRIGYAADWSEFPPHRPNDGSNDLHFHLDPLWADEDIDFVGLDNYTPLADWRDGAGHLDRLAGWDGPYDPDYLAANIEGGEGFDWFYASRADRDAQIRTPIADTAYGEHWVFRTKDFRAWWENLHRDRPGGVRGGATSWVPQSKPIVFCELGCAAIDKGANQPNVFVDKKSSESVLPYHSNGERDELAQRAALLAQLDYWRPENGRNPESALTGKRMIDVGRRFVWTWDARPPAAFPARDDVWADAGNWRRGHWITGRLGFAGLRDVIADQCRGLEIGLDLDQLNGVVKGYALDRVMSPREAIQPLLEAFGARAVARGGDLHISNRPDSPVATLVAENLVDGGEKQAVYKLTRAQASEIPRALKLRHIDPDADYRQGSVEARRLAGEGLAVAEVSLALALPEEDAEALADSMLIEASVGRERADFVLPPSRLALEPGDLAAFEAHGRETVFRIDRIGDEYVRPVKATRADPDVRAVGARERPRRPAPERGRPVAPVFEALDLPLLDEADPPVARLAAYSKPWTSVAAYVAKPSGGYALDRTLAGAATIGALRAPLGRHASGRFDRVNAIELELGPDRALESVSEAALLQGANVAAVAGEGGAWEVLQFASAELVAPARWRLTSLLRGQFGTEDAIGDPTPAGARFVLIDGRVEFSAAPRLGPGAVLTWRAGPASRPRDDARCVERSAPMGLRALLPLSPVRLSARRVAGGAIEIAWTRRTRLGGDDFEIRDVRLGEESEGYEVEILFGGAVARTIEAATPSAVYSAAQQAVDFGGPPDEVEIAVRQISAVVGPGLPARGVFAL from the coding sequence ATGGCCGTCCTCGCGCTTACCGCCATCGGCTCCGCGATCGGCGGATCGCTGCTGCCCGGCGGGCTGTCGCTGTTCGGCGCGACCCTGTCGGGGGCCGCGATCGGCGGGGCGGTCGGCGGGCTCCTCGGCTCGGCGATCGACACCGCGCTGCTGACCAAGACGCCGGAGTTCTTCGGGCCGCGTCTCTCCGACGTGAAGCTCACCACCTCGACCGAAGGCGCGGCGATCCTGCGGGTCTATGGCCGCATGCGGGTCGGTGGGCAGATCATCTGGGCGAGCCGCTTCACCGAGACGACCGACAAGTCCCATGTCGGCGGCAAGGGCGCGATGGGCGGCGGGGCCGAGCAGACGCGCTACTGGTACCATGCGAGCTTCGCGGTCGCGCTCTGCGAGGGGCCGATCGACGGGATCGGGCGCATCTGGGCGGACGGCGAGGTCCTGGACCAGGACGGACTCGAGATTCGGCTGCACAAGGGCGGCGAAAGCCAGCTGCCGGACCCGAAGATCGTCGCGGTCGAAGGCGAGAACCATGCGCCGGCCTATCGCGGCGTCGCTTATCTCGTCTTCGAAGAACTGCCGCTGTCGCGCTTCGGCAACCGTATCCCGCAGATCACCGTCGAGGTGATCCGGCGGCCGGAGTCGGAGAAGCCGGCCCTCGAGGACCTGCTGACCGGCGTCACGCTGATCCCCGGCGCGTCGGAGTTCGGCTATGCGACCGACGTGATCTCGCGATCTTTCCTGTTCCTTAGCTACGAGACCGAGAACGCCCATGTCGACGACCGCGCCGACCTCGTGGCGTCGCTCGACGAGCTGCAGGCGGTCGCGCCGAATATCGCGCATGTCTCGCTGGTCGTCGCCTGGCACGGCACGGACCTGCGCCTCGGCCAGTGCAGGATCGTTCCCAAGGTCGAGGTCGACGACAAGCCCACCTCGCCCTGGGAGTGGAGCGTCTCGGGGATCGGGCGCGGCGCGGCAGAGCTCGTCAGCCGCGTCGGCGGCAAGCCGGCCGTCGGCGGCGCGCCGGCGGACACGTCGGTCCATCAGGCCATCAGGGAGCTGAAGCGGCGCGGCCTGAAGGTCATGCTCAACCCCTTCGTGATGATGGACATCCCCGAAGGCAACGGCCTGACCGACCCCTACGGCGGCGACGAGCAGGCGGCCTATCCCTGGCGCGGGCGCATCACCTGCAACCCCGCGCCCGGCCGTCCCGGATCGCCGGACGGGACCGCCGCGATCGCCGACCGAGTCGACGACTTCTTTGGCGAGGCCCAACCGTCCGACTTCGCCTGGGACGTGACGCGCAGCGGGATCGCCTATTCGGGGCCGAACGAGTTCTCCTATCGCCGCTTCATCCTGCACATGGCCGAGATCGCCCGTGCGGCCGGCGGCGTCGACGCCTTCCTGATCGGCTCGGAGATGGTCGGGCTCACGACGTTGCGCGACGCGCCGGGCTCCTATCCCGCGGTCGCAAAGCTCAGGAACCTCGCCGGCGCCGTCCGCGCAATCCTTGGAGCGGACGTTCGGATCGGCTATGCGGCGGACTGGAGCGAGTTCCCGCCGCACCGGCCGAACGACGGCTCGAACGACCTACATTTCCATCTCGACCCGCTCTGGGCGGACGAGGACATCGACTTCGTCGGCCTCGACAACTACACGCCGCTCGCCGACTGGCGCGACGGCGCGGGCCATCTCGACCGGCTCGCCGGCTGGGACGGACCGTACGATCCGGACTATCTCGCGGCCAATATCGAGGGCGGCGAGGGGTTCGACTGGTTCTACGCCAGCCGAGCCGACCGCGACGCGCAGATCCGCACGCCGATCGCCGACACGGCCTATGGCGAGCACTGGGTGTTCCGCACCAAGGATTTCCGGGCCTGGTGGGAGAACCTCCATCGCGACCGGCCGGGCGGCGTGCGCGGCGGGGCGACGTCCTGGGTTCCGCAATCGAAGCCGATCGTGTTCTGCGAGCTCGGCTGCGCGGCGATCGACAAGGGCGCGAACCAGCCCAACGTCTTCGTCGACAAGAAGTCGTCCGAATCCGTGCTGCCCTACCATTCGAACGGCGAGCGCGACGAGCTCGCCCAGCGCGCGGCGCTGCTCGCCCAGCTCGATTACTGGCGACCGGAAAACGGGCGCAACCCGGAGTCCGCCTTGACGGGCAAGCGGATGATCGACGTTGGCCGCCGCTTCGTCTGGACCTGGGACGCGCGCCCGCCCGCCGCCTTCCCGGCGCGCGACGACGTCTGGGCGGACGCTGGGAACTGGCGGCGCGGGCACTGGATCACGGGACGCCTCGGCTTCGCAGGCCTGCGGGACGTCATCGCCGACCAGTGCCGCGGACTGGAGATCGGCCTCGACCTCGACCAGCTGAACGGCGTGGTGAAGGGCTATGCGCTCGACCGCGTGATGAGCCCGCGCGAGGCGATCCAGCCGCTGCTCGAGGCGTTCGGCGCTCGGGCCGTCGCGCGTGGCGGGGATCTGCACATCTCCAACCGTCCCGACAGTCCGGTCGCGACGCTTGTGGCTGAAAACCTCGTCGACGGCGGCGAAAAACAGGCCGTTTACAAGCTGACCCGCGCGCAGGCCTCGGAAATCCCCCGGGCGCTCAAGCTCCGCCATATCGATCCGGACGCCGACTACCGGCAAGGCTCGGTCGAGGCGAGGCGGCTCGCCGGCGAAGGGCTGGCGGTCGCGGAAGTCTCACTTGCGCTCGCGCTGCCGGAGGAAGACGCCGAGGCGCTCGCCGACAGCATGCTGATCGAGGCCTCGGTCGGGCGGGAGCGGGCGGACTTCGTGCTGCCGCCGAGCCGCCTCGCGCTCGAGCCCGGCGACCTCGCGGCGTTCGAGGCGCATGGGCGCGAGACGGTGTTCCGGATCGACCGGATCGGCGACGAATATGTGCGTCCCGTGAAGGCGACGCGGGCCGATCCGGACGTCCGAGCCGTCGGCGCGCGCGAGCGTCCGCGGCGGCCGGCGCCGGAACGTGGCCGCCCTGTCGCGCCGGTCTTCGAGGCGCTCGACCTGCCGCTGCTCGACGAGGCGGATCCGCCGGTCGCGCGCCTCGCGGCCTATTCCAAACCCTGGACGTCGGTCGCGGCCTATGTCGCGAAGCCCTCCGGTGGCTACGCGCTCGACCGCACGCTCGCAGGCGCGGCGACGATCGGCGCGCTGAGGGCGCCGCTCGGACGCCACGCCAGCGGCCGCTTCGATCGCGTGAACGCGATCGAGCTCGAACTGGGACCGGACCGCGCGCTCGAAAGCGTGAGCGAGGCCGCGCTTCTGCAGGGCGCCAACGTCGCGGCGGTGGCGGGCGAGGGCGGCGCGTGGGAGGTCCTGCAGTTCGCTTCCGCGGAACTCGTCGCGCCGGCCCGCTGGCGGCTCACGAGCCTGCTGCGCGGCCAGTTCGGGACCGAGGACGCAATCGGCGACCCGACGCCGGCCGGCGCCCGCTTCGTGCTGATCGACGGACGCGTCGAGTTTTCGGCTGCGCCGCGCTTGGGCCCCGGCGCCGTGCTGACCTGGCGCGCGGGGCCGGCGTCGCGGCCGCGCGACGATGCGCGCTGTGTCGAGCGGTCCGCCCCGATGGGGCTCCGCGCGCTGTTGCCGCTGTCGCCGGTGCGGCTGTCGGCGCGCCGGGTCGCCGGCGGCGCGATCGAGATCGCATGGACGCGCCGCACCCGGCTCGGGGGCGACGATTTCGAGATCCGCGACGTGCGCCTCGGCGAAGAGTCCGAAGGCTACGAGGTCGAGATCCTGTTCGGCGGCGCCGTCGCGCGGACGATCGAGGCCGCGACGCCCTCGGCGGTTTATTCGGCGGCGCAGCAGGCCGTGGATTTCGGCGGTCCGCCGGATGAGGTCGAGATCGCGGTGCGGCAGATTTCGGCCGTGGTCGGGCCGGGTCTGCCGGCGCGCGGCGTGTTCGCGCTTTAG
- a CDS encoding TIGR02594 family protein, with product MTVLDIQRRLRALGFDPGPLDGAWGPLTRAALRRFQQASGLVADGVAGPRSTAALAAASAVDASVATQSEPIWVQEGRRRLGLHESNPKLKVFLKADGRTLGDPQRLPWCGDFVETCIRLALPEEAVPANPYLARNWLGFGLACETPALGAIAVFWRGAKTGTSGHVGFVVGTDRTYLSILGGNQSNTVSIARLARTRLLGCRWPRSAGAIGRDASRVAATGPVSANEA from the coding sequence ATGACCGTGCTGGATATCCAGCGGCGCCTGCGCGCGCTCGGTTTCGACCCGGGCCCGCTCGACGGCGCCTGGGGACCGCTGACCCGCGCCGCGCTCAGGCGTTTCCAGCAGGCTTCGGGACTGGTGGCGGACGGCGTCGCCGGGCCGCGCTCGACGGCGGCGCTCGCAGCCGCATCTGCGGTCGACGCATCCGTCGCGACGCAAAGCGAGCCGATCTGGGTGCAGGAGGGCCGGCGGCGACTGGGGCTTCATGAGAGCAACCCGAAGCTGAAGGTCTTCCTGAAAGCCGATGGCCGCACGCTGGGGGACCCGCAACGGCTGCCCTGGTGCGGCGATTTCGTGGAGACCTGCATCCGCCTGGCGCTTCCCGAGGAGGCCGTACCCGCAAACCCCTATCTCGCGCGAAACTGGCTCGGCTTCGGCCTCGCCTGCGAAACTCCGGCGCTCGGCGCGATCGCAGTGTTCTGGCGTGGCGCGAAGACGGGGACGTCCGGCCATGTCGGCTTCGTCGTCGGCACCGACCGGACCTACCTCTCGATCCTTGGCGGCAACCAGTCGAACACGGTCTCGATCGCGCGGCTGGCGCGGACCCGTCTGCTCGGCTGCCGCTGGCCCCGCAGCGCCGGCGCGATCGGAAGAGACGCCTCACGCGTCGCGGCGACCGGCCCCGTCTCGGCCAACGAAGCGTGA
- a CDS encoding FAD-dependent oxidoreductase → MTGPFRIAPSAGQRFGALIDRSEPVGFRLGAAVQNGFYGDTLASALLAAGVFAFGVSPILGRPRGPMALDIDDAAVLALQDAGAWRTIRAGDANLTEGLRTRLAEPGLGATALRRLTPQPLPEDRALPIPQQALERLRRMLPLPAPRLPRVEPEAPARRAQCDALVIGAGLAGLAAASALKAAGLDVRIVEAESRAGGIADLYEGTIDGELLAEWARARAAAFAEQGRLALGATAISIGSDGAVTVVEGRRRDGSGPGVRVISAGAVILATGFRERPMAFSGNDRPGVVFAGAARAWLRRHAVAPGRRVLVATTGDEGYRTAMDLREAGVAVDFVIDQREAPEGPAVEMAKALGAPVSLSSVVTAVEFGGKPGVISAARIRNRFGDGASAAARTLECDALVVSGGFAPRDELARASGLSAEQGLHVASIGPNAITAVAGGWTAGVSAAAGLGREVDVAAPLVKASADEFGEAPDILAMSAAAPGDDACFVDIAADVTFEDLARVMGRLGAAPRAAARRLGLGGGADGGRLSADLPALALNSLGIEDPRFGEPSAGRPTLALMAARANLKGG, encoded by the coding sequence ATGACCGGCCCGTTCCGCATCGCGCCTTCAGCCGGCCAGCGCTTCGGCGCCCTGATCGACCGCAGCGAGCCGGTCGGCTTCCGCCTCGGCGCCGCCGTCCAGAACGGTTTTTATGGCGACACGCTCGCGAGCGCCCTGCTCGCGGCGGGCGTTTTCGCCTTCGGGGTAAGCCCGATCCTCGGGCGTCCGCGCGGGCCCATGGCGCTCGACATCGACGACGCCGCGGTGCTGGCGCTGCAGGACGCCGGCGCTTGGCGGACGATCCGCGCGGGAGACGCCAACTTGACGGAGGGGCTGAGGACGCGGCTCGCCGAACCCGGCCTCGGCGCGACGGCGCTGCGCCGCCTGACGCCGCAGCCTCTGCCGGAAGACAGGGCGCTGCCGATCCCGCAACAGGCGCTCGAACGCCTCCGCCGCATGCTGCCGCTGCCGGCGCCCCGTCTGCCGCGCGTGGAACCGGAGGCGCCCGCCCGGCGCGCGCAATGCGACGCGCTCGTCATCGGCGCGGGCCTTGCCGGCCTCGCTGCGGCCTCGGCGCTGAAGGCTGCGGGCCTCGACGTCCGGATCGTCGAAGCGGAGTCGCGCGCGGGCGGGATCGCGGATCTCTACGAGGGCACGATCGACGGCGAGCTGCTCGCCGAGTGGGCGCGCGCCCGCGCCGCGGCCTTCGCCGAACAGGGCCGCCTCGCGCTCGGCGCGACCGCGATCTCGATCGGGTCCGACGGCGCGGTCACGGTGGTCGAGGGCCGCCGCCGCGACGGAAGCGGACCCGGCGTCAGGGTGATCTCGGCCGGCGCTGTGATCCTCGCGACCGGCTTCCGCGAACGGCCGATGGCTTTCTCCGGCAATGACCGGCCGGGCGTCGTGTTCGCGGGCGCCGCGCGCGCCTGGCTCAGGCGCCACGCGGTCGCGCCGGGGCGGCGCGTGCTGGTCGCGACGACGGGCGACGAAGGCTACCGCACGGCGATGGACCTGCGGGAGGCCGGCGTCGCGGTCGACTTCGTGATCGACCAGCGCGAGGCGCCGGAGGGGCCGGCGGTCGAAATGGCGAAGGCGCTCGGCGCGCCCGTCAGCCTGTCGAGCGTCGTCACCGCCGTGGAGTTCGGCGGCAAGCCGGGCGTGATTTCCGCCGCGCGCATCCGCAACCGTTTCGGCGATGGCGCGAGCGCGGCGGCCCGCACGCTCGAATGCGACGCTCTGGTGGTTTCGGGCGGCTTCGCGCCGCGCGACGAACTCGCGCGCGCATCGGGATTGTCCGCCGAACAGGGCCTCCACGTCGCCTCTATTGGCCCGAACGCCATAACTGCGGTCGCGGGCGGCTGGACAGCCGGCGTCTCGGCCGCCGCCGGGCTCGGCCGCGAAGTCGACGTCGCGGCGCCCTTGGTCAAGGCGAGCGCCGACGAATTCGGCGAGGCGCCCGACATCTTAGCAATGAGCGCGGCGGCTCCCGGCGACGACGCTTGCTTCGTCGACATCGCCGCCGACGTCACGTTCGAGGACCTCGCGCGCGTGATGGGCAGGCTGGGCGCGGCGCCTCGCGCCGCCGCTCGTCGTCTTGGCCTCGGAGGCGGCGCGGATGGCGGACGCCTGTCCGCCGATCTTCCGGCGCTCGCGCTGAACTCGCTCGGGATCGAAGATCCGCGCTTCGGCGAACCGTCGGCCGGGCGGCCGACTCTCGCGCTGATGGCGGCCAGAGCAAATCTGAAGGGCGGCTGA
- a CDS encoding ATP-binding protein has translation MSAGAETAATVPAAESPARPKRAASIAARLFGAAAIWAFAILLAGGWTLSNYYQRQVERSFDQRLHVYLKTLVAGLADGTFARQDSGSIGEPRFELPLSGWYWQISRIDRDPPETTGSKSLFEEQLPRLADTDGAASSAREGYVTGPEGRRLRLVERTIDLGSDGRYLISIGADSGEIDKDVADLNFALLVTFLLLGLGLVVTTGFQVGFGLRPLARIRAQLVEIRTGSRARIDDAVPREIAPLAAELNALIDSNRAIVERARTHVGNLAHGLKTPLAVIANEARSGDGAFAEKVSEQAVLMRRQIDHHLERARLSAGIAFAGEASELKPIVEAIARTLEKVHRDRDVRVGVAAGHDVRVRGERQDLEEMIGNLVDNACKWARSQVSISVEPLPGAAKSGHTAALIRVDDDGPGLDTQELDKVLARGGRLDETKPGSGLGLAIVSELAAMYGGKLSLGRAPAGGLRCELQLPTV, from the coding sequence ATGAGCGCCGGGGCCGAGACCGCCGCGACGGTTCCGGCCGCCGAGTCGCCCGCCCGCCCGAAGCGGGCGGCGTCGATCGCGGCCCGCCTGTTCGGGGCGGCGGCGATCTGGGCCTTCGCGATCCTGCTCGCGGGCGGCTGGACGCTGTCGAACTACTATCAGCGGCAGGTCGAGCGCAGCTTCGACCAGCGGCTGCACGTCTATCTGAAGACGCTGGTGGCGGGCCTCGCCGACGGAACCTTCGCGCGGCAGGATTCCGGCTCGATCGGCGAGCCGCGTTTCGAGCTGCCGCTGTCCGGCTGGTACTGGCAGATCAGCCGGATCGACCGCGACCCGCCCGAGACGACGGGCTCGAAGTCGCTGTTCGAGGAGCAGCTGCCCCGTCTCGCCGACACTGACGGCGCCGCCTCGAGCGCGCGGGAAGGCTACGTCACGGGCCCAGAGGGCCGGCGGCTGCGGCTCGTCGAACGCACGATCGACCTCGGTTCGGACGGCCGCTACCTGATCTCGATCGGCGCGGACTCCGGCGAGATCGACAAGGATGTCGCCGACCTCAACTTCGCGCTGCTGGTGACCTTCCTGCTGCTCGGCCTCGGGCTGGTGGTGACGACGGGATTCCAAGTCGGCTTCGGCCTGCGCCCGCTCGCCCGCATCCGGGCGCAGCTCGTCGAGATCCGCACGGGCTCGCGGGCGCGGATCGACGACGCGGTGCCGCGCGAGATCGCCCCGCTCGCCGCCGAGCTCAACGCGCTGATCGATTCGAACCGCGCCATCGTCGAGCGCGCCCGCACCCATGTGGGCAATCTTGCGCATGGCCTGAAGACCCCGCTCGCCGTGATCGCCAACGAAGCGCGCTCGGGCGACGGCGCCTTCGCCGAGAAGGTTTCCGAGCAGGCGGTGCTGATGCGCCGCCAGATCGACCATCACCTCGAACGGGCGCGGCTTTCGGCCGGAATAGCGTTCGCGGGCGAGGCGAGCGAGCTGAAGCCGATCGTCGAGGCGATCGCGCGCACGCTCGAGAAGGTCCACCGCGACCGCGACGTCCGGGTCGGTGTCGCGGCCGGCCACGACGTCAGGGTGCGGGGCGAGCGGCAGGACCTCGAGGAGATGATCGGCAACCTCGTCGACAATGCCTGCAAATGGGCGCGGTCGCAGGTGTCGATCTCGGTGGAGCCGCTCCCGGGGGCGGCGAAATCGGGCCATACCGCGGCGCTGATCCGCGTCGACGACGACGGTCCGGGCCTCGATACGCAGGAGCTCGACAAGGTCCTGGCCCGTGGCGGCCGGCTGGACGAGACCAAGCCGGGATCGGGCCTCGGTCTCGCCATCGTCAGCGAACTCGCTGCGATGTACGGCGGAAAACTGTCGCTCGGCAGGGCGCCCGCCGGCGGACTGCGCTGCGAATTGCAGCTGCCGACGGTGTAG